CCACCTGCGGGTCGGCGCGCAGCACCTCGACGAACGGCCGGTTCTGCTCCAGGCTGTCGCGGACGATCCGCATCACCAGGTGGTGGGCCTGCTCCCGGCCGAGCGGTTCGGCGAGGCGGAGCATGATCGCCTCGGAGAGCACCAGCCCACCGGTGAGATCGAGGTTGGTGCGCATCCGGTCCGGATCGACGCCGAGGTCACCGAAGACCTCGACCAGCCGTTCCAGGGCACCGCCGATGAGGATGAAGCACTCCGGCAGCAGTTTCCACAGCGTCATGCCGACGCCCATGTCGCGGTCGTCCTGCGCCACCATGGTCTGCATCGCCAGCGGCACCTGGGCGCGCAGCGTGCCGGCCGCGGCGATCACCGCCTCGCAGCGGATCGGGTTGCGTTTGTGCGGCATGGTGCTGCTGCCGACCTGGGTGGCGCGCTGCGGTTCGTGGGCCTCGCCGACCTCGGTGCGGCCGAGGAAATAGATCTCGCGGGCCAGTTTCTCGGCGCTGGAGGCGACCAGTCCGAGGACCATCAGGCACTCGGCGAAGCGGTCCGAGGTGGCGTGCCACGGGGTGTCGGCGACGCCGAGGCCGAGTTCGTCGGCCACGGCCCGTTCCAGGGCGAACGCCTGCGGACCGTAGCCGGCCATCGTGCCGGCGGCGCCACCCATGCTGGTCACCAGCAGGCGTTCGCGCATCTGGACCAGGCGGGTACGGTGCCGTTGCAGTTCGCTCTGCCACACCGCGCAGCGCAGGCCGAACGTGGTCGGCAGCGCCTGCTGGCCGTGGGTGCGGGCGGCCATCGGGGTGGCCCGGTGTCGCAGGGCCAGCCGGCGCAGGATGCGGACCAGTTCGTCGACCTGGCGGGAGACGATGTCCAGGCCGGCCCGGGCGCGCAGCACGAACCCGGTGTCCATCACGTCCTGGGTGGTGGCGCCGAGGTGGACGTAGCGTCCGGCGTCGCCCTGGCAGGCGGCGGTCAGCGCCCGGACCAGCGGCACGAGCGGGTGCACGGTGTCGGCGGCGTCGGCGGCGAGCACCGCGGTGTCCAGCCGGTCGAGCCGGGCCGCGGCGGTGATCGCCTGGGCGGCGGCCGACGGGATGACGCCGAGGCCGGCCTGCGCACGGGCCAGGGCCGCTTCGACGTCGAGCCAGGACTGCATGAGCTGGCGGTCGTTGAAGACGCCACGCATCTCGGCGTTGCCGAAGAAGCTGGTGACGGTCAACGAGTCCAGGAAACACGAGCCGAGCTGCATCAGCGTTGCTCCTCACCGGTGAGCAGGCCGAGCGCGGCGCGCCGGTCGACCTTGCCGGACGGCAGTAACGGCAGGTCCGGCACGGTACGGATCAGCGTCGGCACCTTGTGTCGGGCCAGTCGGGCGGCGGCCGCCCCGGCGAGCCGGTCGGGGTCGGGCGTGGTGCCCGGGGCGGCGACGACGAGGGCGGCGACCTCTTCGCCCCAGCGCGGTGACGGCAGGCCGAGTACGCACACCTGCGCCACGGCCGCGTCGTCGAGCAGGGCCGCCTCCACCTCGGCCGGGCTGATGTTCTCGCCGCCTCGGATGATCAGTTCCTTGACCCGGCCGGTGAGGGTGAGGATCCGGTCGGTGTCGAGCGCGCCCAGGTCGCCGGTGCGCAGCCAGCCGTCGGTGGTGATCGCGGCCTGGGTGGCGGTCGGGTCGTCGACGTACCCGGCGGTCACCGACTCGCCACGGACCAGCAGCTCACCGGCGTGGCCGGGGGGCAGTTCGGTGCGGGTGCCGGGAGTGACGACGACGGCGTCCAGGTCCGCGACGATCCGTCCGACGGTGTCGCCGGGGCTGCCGCAGCTCGCGTCGCCGGGGTCGACGCTGATCGTCGGGCCGGCCTCGGTCTGCCCGTAGATCACGGCGATGCGGTCCAGGCCGAGTACCCGGCGGGTGCGGGCGAGCAGCGCCGGTGCGCAGGGCGCGCCGCCGAGGAAGCCGACCCGCAGCGACGACAGGTCGAAGCGGTCCGGTGCGGCCTCCACGGTGTCGGCGAGCATCGTGGCCATCGTCGGGACGGCCTGGAGCACGGTGCACCGGTGCCGGGCGATCTGGGTGAGCACCGGTTCGGTGCGGAATCGGCTCACCGACACCCACAGCGCCCCGGTGACCAGGGCTAGCACGGCGCCGCTGCTGAGCCCGGCCGCGTGGGCCAGGGGCAGCGGTGAGGCGATCCGGTCGGTGGCGCCGAGTCCGGCGGCGTCGGCGGTCCACCGCGCGTTGGCGATCAGGTTGCGGGCGCTGAGCGCGACCATCTTCGGCGGGCCGGTCGAGCCGGAGGTGAACTGGATGTTCAGGGTGGCGTCCGGGTGTCCGGCGGGAGCGGGCACTGTGCCGTCGCCGATCCCGGCCAGGTTGTCGCCGAGGACGTGCCAGCCGTACGGGCGGGCGGACCCGGGCAGTGCGGCGAGCGCCTGCGCGGCGGTGGCGGCGCCGTCGCGGTCGCGGAGGCGACGGGCGACGAAGAGTCGGCGGGGACGGCTGCGGGCCAGCGCCGTGGTCAGCTCCGGGGTGCTCAGCCCCGGATGCAGGGTCACCAGGGCGGCGCCCCGCCACGCCGCGGCGGCCAGCAGAACCAGCCAGTCGAGGCTGTTCTCGGCCCACACGGCGATCCGGTCGCCCCGGCCGACGTCGAGCGCGGCCAGGGTGGCCGCCCGCCGGCCGGCGAGGTCGGCGAACTCCCCCGCCGACACCGTCCGGTCCAGGTCGAAGGCGTACAGGGGGCGGTCCGGATGCTGGGCGGCGTGCTCCAGGACGGTGGCGTCGAGGGCGTGGATCACCGGATCACTCCTTGACGAGCAGCAGGTTTCCGTGGTCGTCGACGGTCGCGGTCCACCCGGCGCCGACCACGGTCGTGCTGCCGTTCTCCCGGATGACGGCCGGACCGGACACCGTGCGGCCGGGGGCCAGGTCGGTGCGGCGGTGGACGGTGGCGTCGACCCAGCCGTGTGCGCCGTAGACGCGGGTCGGCTCGGGCTGGGGGGTGGTGCCGGACGGGGGCGCGAACCGTACGTCGGGGCGAGGGCCGTAGGCGGTGAGTCGGCAGTTGACGATCTCGACCGGGTGGCCGGAGCGGGCGTAGGCGTACCGGTCGGCGTAGGCGGCGTGGAAGGCCGCGACCAGGTCCTCGACGGTGGCCGGGACGTCCTCGACGGGGACGGCGAGGTCGAAGGACTGGCCCCGGAACCGCATCCCCACCGACAGACCGAAGGTGACCTGGTCGGGTTCGACGCCGTCCTCGGCCTTGAGCTGGGCCCGTGCGGTGTCGCGCAGTTCGGCCACCACGGCACGTACGGCGTGCAGTCCGCTCTCGTCGGCCGCCACCAGCACGGTGCGGACGTAGTCGTGCCGGGCCTGGGCGGTGACGAAGCCGAGGGCGGAGAAGTTGCCCGGCACCGGTGGCACGAGGACCCGGCGGATGCCCAGGTCGTCGGCGAGCACGGTGGCGTGCATGGGGCCGGCGCCGCCGAAGGGCATCAGCACGAAGTCCCGGGGGTCGTGGCCGCAGGCGACCGAGATCTCCTTGATCGCGCTGGTCATCTTGGCGGTGGCGATGGTGAGGATGCCGTGTGCCAGTTCCAGGTCGTCGAGGCCGAACTCGGTGGCCAGGCGGTGCATGGCCGTGCGGGCGGCGGCGACGTCGAGGCGTACCTCGCCGCCGAGGCTCTCCTCGGCGGCGAGGTGGCCGACGAGCAGGTGGGCGTCGGTGGTCGTCGGCTCGGTGCCGCCCCGGCCGTAGGCGGCGGGGCCGGGGGTGGAGCCGGCGCTGCGGGGGCCGATGCGGAGTTCGCCGCCGAGGTCGCGCCAGGCGATCGAGCCGCCACCGGCACCGATGGTGTTGATCTCGACCTGGAAGGTGCGGTTCGGGTAGCCGGCGATCGTCCCGTCGTTGGTCATCAACGGGGTGCCGTTCTTGATCAGGCAGACGTCGGTGCTGGTGCCGCCGATGTCGCAGGTGATCACGTTCGGGTAGCCGGCCAGGCCGGCGACGTGGACGCTGGCGGCGACGCCGCCGGCCGGGCCGGACAGGGCCAGGTTGATCGGCAGCCGGCCGGCCTCCTCGGTGGACACCACACCGCCGCTGCTGGTCATGATCGACAGTGGGTGGGCGTAGCCGCCCTCGGCGAGGGTGTCGCCGAGTCCGCGCAGGTAGTCGGAGACGGTGGAGCGGACGCTGGCGTTGAGCACGGTGGTGGCGAAGCGCTCGTACTCGCCCTGTTCCGGCACCACGTCGGAGGAGATGGTGCAGACCAGGTCGGGATAGCGTTCGGCGAGACGGGCGGCGGCGGCCCGCTCGTGCGCCGGGTTGCGGTAGGAGTGCAGCAGGCAGACGGCCACGGCCTTCGGCCCGGCGGCGGCCACCCGGTCCAGCACGCTGTCGAGGGCGGCGGTGTCCAGCGGCCGCACGACGCTGCCGTCGGCGCCGATGCGCTCGGGCAGGACGTGCCGCAGTCGACGGGGGGTCAGCGGGGGGCGTCCCGCCTCCTTGACGCTGTAGAGCTGCGGTCGGTGCCCGAGCCCCATCTCCAGGACGTCGCGGAAGCCCTCGGTGGCGACCACGCTGACCGGCTCGCCGGAGCCTTCCAGCAGTGCGTTGGTGACCCGGGTGGTGCCGTGGACGAAGCGGTCGACCTCGTCGAGGCGTACGCCGAGCTTGGCCAGGCCCTCGAAGATGGCCGCGGCCGGGTCGTCGGGCGTGGACAGGGTCTTGGCCTCGGCGAGCCGGGCGGTGGCCGGCTCGTACACGATGACGTCGGTGAAGGTGCCACCGATGTCGACGCCGATGCACAGCATGGCGAGCCTTTCGATAGTGGTGGGCGCGCGGGGGTCGGCGGCCGGCAGCGGCGCGCCGTCGGAGGCGGGCGGGTCAGAAGGTGACGCCGTAGCGGCGCAGGGTCTTGCTGGTGACGGTCCGCAGGATCCAGTCGAAGAGGTAGCCGAGCAGGCCCAGGGTGATGATGCCGACGAAGACCCATTCGGTCTTGGCGTAGTTGCGGGCGGTCCAGATGAGCGATCCGAGGCCGCTCTGTGCCGCGACGATCTCGGCGGAGACGATCGTCAGGAAGGAGTTGCCCATGGCCAGCCGGGCGCCGGTCACGACGTGCGGCACGGTCGACGGCAGCACCACCGAGGCCAGGGTGCGTGCCGCGTTGGCGCCGAGCGCGCGGGCGGCGCGCAGGCGTAGTTCGTCGACGGACAGGACGCCGGCCAGCGTGTTGAGCGCGACGATGAAGACGGTGGTGTAGAAGATCAGCGCGATCTTCGACGCCTCTCCCGGCCCGAGCCAGATGATCGCCAGGGTGACGAAGGCGATCGGCGGGACGAACCGGAAGAACTGGATGTACGGGTCCAGCATCAGCCGCAGCCACGGTACGCAGCCCATCAGGAGCCCGACCGGTACGCCGATGACGACACCGAGCGCCCAGCCGGTGAGGATCCGGGTCGACGAGGCGCTGATCGAGCTGGCCAGCGTGCCGTCCTGGATGAGTTCGACCGCACCGCGCCAGGTGAGCAGCGGCGAGGGCAGGAAGAAGGCGGTGTAGTTGCGGCTGACCAGGTCCCAGATGACGACGCCGAGCAGCACCGACAGGGCCGACAGGCCGATCCGGGTCAGCCTGGGTCGGCTGGTGCGGCGGCGGGCCGGGCCGGTCGTGTCCCGGCTGGTCTTCTCCGGCACCGCGCGGAGGTCCACGCTCATCGTCGTGCCTTCCTGTCGGCGCCGTCGGTTGTCGGGCGCTGTCGACCGTCGTGTCCGTCGTCGAGGCCCTGGGCCTGCAGGGTGCGGGCCACCTCGGCGCCGATGTCCTCGCGGAGTTCGCGGAAGAGTGCGGCGCTGGCCGGGTCGGTCAGGTCGCGGGGCCGGGGCAGGTCGCACGGGTAGACGGTCTTGATGGCCGCCGAGGGTCCGGCGGTCATGGTGACGATCCGGTCGCCGAGCAGGATCGCCTCGCCGATGTCGTGCGTGACGAACACGATGGTGGCGCCGGTCTCACGCCAGATCCGGTCGAGTTCGACCTGCATGACCAGGCGGGTCTGGGCGTCCAGGGCGCCGAAGGGCTCGTCCATCAGCACGACCGACGGTTCGTTGGCCAGCACCCGGGCCAGTTGTGCGCGTTGGCGCATGCCGCCGGAGAGTTGGCCGGGGAACCGGTCGGCGCTGTGGCTGAGCCCGACCATCGCCAGGTAGCGGTCGACGTCGGCGGCCCGCTGGGCCTTGCCGACGCCGCGCATGCGCGGGCCGAACTCGACGTTCTGTCGGACCGTCAGCCACGGGAAGAGCGCTTCGGCGCTCTGGAAGACCACGCCCCGGGAGACGTCGGGGCCGGTGACCCGCGCGCCCGCGCAGGTCACCTCCCCACCGACGGGTGTGACGAAGCCGGCGATCGCGTTGAGCAGTGTCGACTTGCCGCAGCCGCTGGGGCCGAGCAGGCAGACGAACTCCCCTGCGGCGATGTCCAGGTTCGCCTGGCGGACCGCAACGAAGTCGCCGAACCGGATGTCGACGTCGCTCACGGACACCGGGGAGCCCGTACGGTTCACGCCACCCCCCTGATCATGACGGTCGCCGGGTCGGCCTTCTGGCTGACGATGTTGCTGTCCTGCTGGAACTGGGCGATCTCGTTGTAGCGCTGGATGTCCTCGTCGGTGAAGTCACGGACCTGGCACTGCACGCCTTCGAGGAGGGACTGGGCCTCGGCGGCGGGCACCTTGATCGCGGTCTCGGTGACGGTGCCGGCCTTGGCCGGGTCGGCGGTGAGCTGCTCGCAGGCCTGGGCGATGGTGTCGACGACCTTCTTGGCCGTCTCCTTGTT
Above is a window of Verrucosispora sp. NA02020 DNA encoding:
- a CDS encoding ABC transporter permease, producing MSVDLRAVPEKTSRDTTGPARRRTSRPRLTRIGLSALSVLLGVVIWDLVSRNYTAFFLPSPLLTWRGAVELIQDGTLASSISASSTRILTGWALGVVIGVPVGLLMGCVPWLRLMLDPYIQFFRFVPPIAFVTLAIIWLGPGEASKIALIFYTTVFIVALNTLAGVLSVDELRLRAARALGANAARTLASVVLPSTVPHVVTGARLAMGNSFLTIVSAEIVAAQSGLGSLIWTARNYAKTEWVFVGIITLGLLGYLFDWILRTVTSKTLRRYGVTF
- the purB gene encoding adenylosuccinate lyase, with product MQLGSCFLDSLTVTSFFGNAEMRGVFNDRQLMQSWLDVEAALARAQAGLGVIPSAAAQAITAAARLDRLDTAVLAADAADTVHPLVPLVRALTAACQGDAGRYVHLGATTQDVMDTGFVLRARAGLDIVSRQVDELVRILRRLALRHRATPMAARTHGQQALPTTFGLRCAVWQSELQRHRTRLVQMRERLLVTSMGGAAGTMAGYGPQAFALERAVADELGLGVADTPWHATSDRFAECLMVLGLVASSAEKLAREIYFLGRTEVGEAHEPQRATQVGSSTMPHKRNPIRCEAVIAAAGTLRAQVPLAMQTMVAQDDRDMGVGMTLWKLLPECFILIGGALERLVEVFGDLGVDPDRMRTNLDLTGGLVLSEAIMLRLAEPLGREQAHHLVMRIVRDSLEQNRPFVEVLRADPQVAAALPGPELAGLLDPLSYVGHAAALVDRALLTSESP
- a CDS encoding hydantoinase/oxoprolinase family protein, encoding MLCIGVDIGGTFTDVIVYEPATARLAEAKTLSTPDDPAAAIFEGLAKLGVRLDEVDRFVHGTTRVTNALLEGSGEPVSVVATEGFRDVLEMGLGHRPQLYSVKEAGRPPLTPRRLRHVLPERIGADGSVVRPLDTAALDSVLDRVAAAGPKAVAVCLLHSYRNPAHERAAAARLAERYPDLVCTISSDVVPEQGEYERFATTVLNASVRSTVSDYLRGLGDTLAEGGYAHPLSIMTSSGGVVSTEEAGRLPINLALSGPAGGVAASVHVAGLAGYPNVITCDIGGTSTDVCLIKNGTPLMTNDGTIAGYPNRTFQVEINTIGAGGGSIAWRDLGGELRIGPRSAGSTPGPAAYGRGGTEPTTTDAHLLVGHLAAEESLGGEVRLDVAAARTAMHRLATEFGLDDLELAHGILTIATAKMTSAIKEISVACGHDPRDFVLMPFGGAGPMHATVLADDLGIRRVLVPPVPGNFSALGFVTAQARHDYVRTVLVAADESGLHAVRAVVAELRDTARAQLKAEDGVEPDQVTFGLSVGMRFRGQSFDLAVPVEDVPATVEDLVAAFHAAYADRYAYARSGHPVEIVNCRLTAYGPRPDVRFAPPSGTTPQPEPTRVYGAHGWVDATVHRRTDLAPGRTVSGPAVIRENGSTTVVGAGWTATVDDHGNLLLVKE
- a CDS encoding ABC transporter ATP-binding protein: MSVSDVDIRFGDFVAVRQANLDIAAGEFVCLLGPSGCGKSTLLNAIAGFVTPVGGEVTCAGARVTGPDVSRGVVFQSAEALFPWLTVRQNVEFGPRMRGVGKAQRAADVDRYLAMVGLSHSADRFPGQLSGGMRQRAQLARVLANEPSVVLMDEPFGALDAQTRLVMQVELDRIWRETGATIVFVTHDIGEAILLGDRIVTMTAGPSAAIKTVYPCDLPRPRDLTDPASAALFRELREDIGAEVARTLQAQGLDDGHDGRQRPTTDGADRKARR
- a CDS encoding class I adenylate-forming enzyme family protein gives rise to the protein MIHALDATVLEHAAQHPDRPLYAFDLDRTVSAGEFADLAGRRAATLAALDVGRGDRIAVWAENSLDWLVLLAAAAWRGAALVTLHPGLSTPELTTALARSRPRRLFVARRLRDRDGAATAAQALAALPGSARPYGWHVLGDNLAGIGDGTVPAPAGHPDATLNIQFTSGSTGPPKMVALSARNLIANARWTADAAGLGATDRIASPLPLAHAAGLSSGAVLALVTGALWVSVSRFRTEPVLTQIARHRCTVLQAVPTMATMLADTVEAAPDRFDLSSLRVGFLGGAPCAPALLARTRRVLGLDRIAVIYGQTEAGPTISVDPGDASCGSPGDTVGRIVADLDAVVVTPGTRTELPPGHAGELLVRGESVTAGYVDDPTATQAAITTDGWLRTGDLGALDTDRILTLTGRVKELIIRGGENISPAEVEAALLDDAAVAQVCVLGLPSPRWGEEVAALVVAAPGTTPDPDRLAGAAAARLARHKVPTLIRTVPDLPLLPSGKVDRRAALGLLTGEEQR